The following are encoded in a window of Halosimplex halophilum genomic DNA:
- a CDS encoding glycosyltransferase family 2 protein, which translates to MSDADAAPRVVGVVLNWNNYEDTVETVETLRTLAYDRFEVLLVDNGSTDGSGERLAERFPDLDVVRTGENLGFGPGMNVGIEAALDRGADYVWALNNDVVVEDADLLGRLVEVAERRPDVGVLTPTVMGYPETDEVWFRRGYLNWATGNAGHRGHRNWYVDGPRTELFPDRDGLVDDDYIPFCAALVRRDVFESVGLYPESYFLYYGDVAYGTRVRDAGYRLATDTRSRIYHKESASSGGPASPTTSYYLARNRWQFARAFDDRVSPLFPLVFCWWLAVGLVFRVLHRDWASARALLEGGLAGARGETGEGRYP; encoded by the coding sequence GTGAGCGACGCGGACGCGGCCCCGCGGGTCGTCGGCGTCGTCCTCAACTGGAACAACTACGAGGACACCGTCGAGACGGTCGAGACGCTCCGGACGCTCGCGTACGACCGCTTCGAGGTCCTGCTGGTCGACAACGGCTCGACCGACGGCTCCGGGGAGCGACTGGCCGAGCGGTTCCCCGACCTCGACGTGGTCCGGACCGGCGAGAACCTCGGGTTCGGCCCGGGCATGAACGTCGGGATCGAGGCGGCGCTCGACCGCGGTGCCGACTACGTCTGGGCGCTGAACAACGACGTGGTCGTCGAGGACGCCGACCTGCTCGGACGGCTGGTCGAGGTGGCCGAGCGCCGCCCGGACGTCGGCGTGCTCACGCCGACGGTGATGGGCTACCCGGAGACCGACGAGGTGTGGTTCCGCCGCGGCTATCTCAACTGGGCGACGGGCAACGCCGGCCACCGGGGCCACCGCAACTGGTACGTCGACGGCCCGCGGACGGAGCTGTTCCCCGACCGCGACGGGCTGGTCGACGACGACTACATCCCCTTTTGCGCCGCCCTGGTCCGGCGCGACGTGTTCGAGTCGGTCGGGCTGTACCCCGAGTCGTACTTCCTCTACTACGGCGACGTGGCCTACGGGACGCGGGTCCGCGACGCCGGCTACCGGCTGGCGACCGACACCCGCTCGCGGATCTACCACAAGGAGTCGGCCAGCTCCGGCGGCCCGGCGAGCCCGACGACCTCCTACTACCTCGCGCGCAACCGCTGGCAGTTCGCCCGGGCGTTCGACGACCGCGTCTCCCCGCTGTTCCCGCTCGTCTTCTGCTGGTGGCTGGCGGTCGGGCTCGTCTTCCGGGTGCTCCACCGCGACTGGGCGAGCGCCCGCGCGCTCCTCGAAGGGGGACTGGCCGGCGCTCGCGGCGAGACCGGCGAAGGTCGGTATCCCTGA
- a CDS encoding glycosyltransferase family 4 protein, whose amino-acid sequence MTGRASVAVVHPDLSARGGAEAVCLHALEALQDRYDVTLYTLAPVDLAALNDYHGTDAAVPVARVGGAVRRLRDALVALADTDYLGLLDMALLSRLAPRIAADHDVVVGTKNELAVGPPSVQYLHFPAFDRSVVPRRDAEAAGTVSAAYDRVCDLLAGFDPAVLQRPGTVPLTNSEWMRDRIGETYGVEPAVVYPPVAVDAFDGAAWAERDHGFVSVGRLTPDKNVHRTVDIVAGVRDRGHDVHLHLVGPVPDTDYGDGLRERAAGLSFVSVEGAVPRERLVELVCTHRWGIHGKDREHFGMAVAELVAGGTVPFVPDDGGQRAIVGDDRLRYRDAEDAVAAIDGVLSDPATCEALRDHLAGRAAEFGPERFAERLRAAVDRALTAADGADG is encoded by the coding sequence ATGACCGGGCGAGCCAGCGTCGCGGTCGTCCACCCGGACCTGTCGGCCCGCGGCGGCGCCGAAGCGGTCTGTCTCCACGCGCTCGAAGCGCTCCAGGACCGCTACGACGTGACGCTGTACACGCTCGCGCCGGTCGACCTGGCCGCGCTCAACGACTACCACGGGACCGACGCCGCGGTGCCCGTCGCCCGGGTCGGGGGCGCGGTCCGCCGGCTCCGCGACGCGCTGGTGGCCCTCGCCGACACCGACTACCTGGGCCTCCTCGACATGGCGCTGCTCTCGCGGCTCGCGCCGCGGATCGCCGCGGACCACGACGTGGTCGTCGGGACGAAAAACGAGCTCGCGGTCGGCCCGCCATCGGTCCAGTACCTCCACTTCCCGGCGTTCGACCGGTCGGTCGTCCCGCGCCGCGACGCCGAGGCCGCCGGTACCGTGAGCGCGGCCTACGACCGCGTCTGCGACCTGCTTGCGGGGTTCGACCCCGCCGTGCTGCAGCGGCCGGGGACGGTCCCGCTCACCAACTCGGAGTGGATGCGCGACCGGATCGGCGAGACCTACGGGGTCGAGCCGGCGGTCGTGTACCCCCCGGTCGCGGTCGACGCGTTCGACGGCGCGGCGTGGGCGGAGCGCGACCACGGGTTCGTGAGCGTCGGGCGGTTGACCCCCGACAAGAACGTCCACCGGACCGTCGACATCGTGGCGGGCGTCCGCGACCGCGGCCACGACGTGCACCTCCACCTCGTCGGTCCCGTCCCCGACACCGACTACGGGGACGGCCTCCGGGAGCGGGCGGCCGGGCTGTCGTTCGTCAGCGTCGAGGGGGCGGTCCCGCGCGAGCGGCTCGTCGAGCTCGTCTGTACCCACCGGTGGGGGATCCACGGGAAGGACCGCGAGCACTTCGGGATGGCCGTGGCCGAACTCGTCGCCGGCGGGACCGTCCCGTTCGTCCCCGACGACGGCGGCCAGCGGGCCATCGTCGGCGACGACCGCCTCCGGTATCGCGACGCCGAGGACGCGGTCGCGGCCATCGACGGCGTCCTGTCGGACCCGGCGACCTGCGAGGCCCTCCGCGACCACCTCGCCGGCCGCGCCGCCGAGTTCGGCCCGGAGCGGTTCGCGGAGCGGTTGCGGGCGGCCGTCGACCGGGCGTTGACGGCGGCCGACGGCGCGGACGGCTGA
- a CDS encoding glycoside hydrolase family 99-like domain-containing protein codes for MSRYLDRRGFLVGSACALGGCASLPGLGDSGIEKTPGTQVPRDVPRTDATAERDVTVAAHYYPWYGETRHWQGSYEGTPALGRYNSRADAVVEQHVAWARQAGIDAFSMSWWGPDSWEDTTIREHFLPSADGFPFFVLYEMTGRLQADDDGVIDFDRDGNRAQLRADFEYLAETYFGEASYRSVDGRPIVFVYHPGTLNLAGAYGEALADARAAIDADPFLIGDLAGWFPLVYLQPEWVEQFDALSAYDWFDPSSIGFDFVADESFDHFRNRVEDHFLQWQLIAEDTDTAFVPTTMPGFDKGHDDPDPSTILTRSPERFRELCSLTADYLDPDLRMAFVTTFNEWHEYSAVEPGEAFGETYLDITASTLATAPETRTDLDAFGRVDLSFDDAVTTPRRLCLWVEAAHLVADDDTVLRAYDVGDPVREPVFTRGAFPVEDADGTTFRWFGGPTETTRIYADADLLDRADQLVVRARPATTPLTTTVAVDGDETDERTLRDGSPSRHTFSLGDG; via the coding sequence ATGAGTCGGTATCTCGACCGTCGCGGGTTCCTCGTCGGGTCGGCCTGCGCGCTCGGCGGCTGTGCGAGCCTGCCGGGACTGGGCGACTCGGGCATCGAGAAGACGCCGGGGACGCAGGTCCCGAGGGACGTACCGCGGACGGACGCGACCGCCGAGCGCGACGTGACCGTCGCCGCCCACTACTACCCCTGGTACGGCGAGACGCGCCACTGGCAGGGCAGCTACGAGGGGACGCCCGCGCTGGGCCGGTACAACTCCCGCGCCGATGCGGTCGTCGAGCAACACGTCGCCTGGGCCCGTCAGGCCGGGATCGACGCGTTCTCGATGAGCTGGTGGGGGCCGGACAGCTGGGAGGACACGACGATCCGCGAGCACTTCCTCCCCAGCGCCGACGGGTTCCCGTTTTTCGTCCTCTACGAGATGACGGGCCGGCTGCAGGCCGACGACGACGGCGTGATCGACTTCGACCGCGACGGGAACCGCGCGCAGCTGCGCGCGGACTTCGAGTACCTCGCCGAGACGTACTTCGGCGAGGCGAGCTACCGGAGTGTCGACGGCCGGCCGATCGTCTTCGTCTACCATCCGGGGACGCTCAACCTCGCGGGCGCCTACGGGGAGGCGCTGGCCGACGCGCGGGCTGCGATAGACGCCGACCCGTTCCTCATCGGCGACCTCGCGGGGTGGTTCCCGCTGGTCTACCTGCAGCCCGAGTGGGTCGAGCAGTTCGACGCCCTCTCCGCCTACGACTGGTTCGACCCGTCGTCGATCGGGTTCGACTTCGTCGCCGACGAGTCGTTCGACCACTTCAGGAACCGCGTCGAGGACCACTTCCTCCAGTGGCAGCTCATCGCCGAGGACACCGACACGGCGTTCGTCCCCACGACGATGCCGGGCTTCGACAAGGGCCACGACGACCCCGACCCGTCGACGATCCTCACCCGGTCGCCCGAGCGGTTCCGCGAGCTGTGTTCGCTGACGGCCGACTACCTCGACCCCGACCTCCGGATGGCGTTCGTCACGACGTTCAACGAGTGGCACGAGTACTCCGCGGTCGAACCCGGGGAGGCGTTCGGCGAGACGTACCTCGACATCACCGCGTCGACGCTGGCGACCGCCCCGGAGACGCGGACGGACCTCGACGCGTTCGGGCGGGTCGACCTGTCGTTCGACGACGCGGTCACGACGCCGCGGCGCCTCTGTCTGTGGGTCGAGGCCGCGCACCTGGTCGCCGACGACGACACGGTACTGCGGGCCTACGACGTGGGCGACCCCGTGCGCGAGCCGGTGTTCACGCGCGGCGCCTTCCCCGTCGAAGACGCGGACGGAACGACGTTCCGCTGGTTCGGCGGCCCAACCGAGACGACGCGGATCTATGCCGACGCCGACCTCCTCGACCGGGCCGACCAACTGGTCGTACGGGCCCGCCCCGCGACGACGCCGCTCACGACGACCGTCGCGGTCGACGGCGACGAGACCGACGAGCGGACGCTCCGGGACGGGAGCCCCTCGCGTCACACCTTCTCGCTCGGCGACGGCTGA
- the rfbD gene encoding dTDP-4-dehydrorhamnose reductase translates to MDLLVVGGTGLLGTNVRRDARARDVAVAGTSRSPAGTDCDHELDKTDPEAVERVVEAVDPDAVVDTAAFHDVDACETDRATAWEVNAAGTAAVARAADAAGAHYVFVSTDYVFPGDPAEAPYRATDPVDPCNYYAETKFAGECAARLADHATVVRPSVVYGLANDNFLTWVLGELDAGEPVGIVDDQTSAPTYAPDLARALVDIVDRGLTGTYHATGPESVSRYEFTVTLAETLGFDTDLVDPITTEELGQQAPRPTDSTLDSAPLYEALGWTFREPATAFEAIGDRRE, encoded by the coding sequence ATGGACCTGCTCGTCGTCGGGGGAACGGGGCTGCTCGGGACGAACGTCCGCCGCGACGCGCGGGCGCGGGATGTCGCGGTCGCCGGCACGTCCCGCTCGCCGGCGGGCACCGACTGCGACCACGAACTCGACAAGACCGACCCCGAGGCCGTCGAGCGCGTCGTCGAAGCGGTCGACCCCGACGCCGTCGTCGACACGGCGGCCTTCCACGACGTGGACGCCTGCGAGACCGACCGCGCGACCGCCTGGGAGGTCAACGCCGCCGGGACCGCCGCGGTGGCGCGAGCCGCGGACGCGGCCGGCGCCCACTACGTGTTCGTCTCGACGGACTACGTCTTCCCCGGCGACCCCGCGGAAGCCCCCTACCGCGCGACCGACCCGGTCGACCCCTGCAACTACTACGCCGAGACGAAGTTCGCCGGCGAGTGCGCGGCCCGACTGGCCGACCACGCGACGGTCGTCCGGCCCAGCGTCGTCTACGGGCTGGCGAACGACAACTTCCTCACATGGGTACTGGGCGAACTCGACGCGGGCGAGCCCGTCGGGATCGTCGACGACCAGACCTCGGCGCCGACCTACGCGCCCGACCTGGCGAGAGCGCTCGTCGACATCGTCGACCGGGGGCTGACCGGCACGTACCACGCGACCGGGCCGGAGTCGGTCTCCCGCTACGAGTTCACCGTCACGCTCGCCGAGACGCTCGGCTTCGACACCGACCTGGTCGACCCGATCACCACCGAGGAACTCGGCCAGCAGGCGCCGCGCCCGACCGACAGCACGCTCGACTCGGCCCCGCTGTACGAGGCGCTCGGCTGGACGTTCCGCGAGCCCGCGACCGCCTTCGAGGCGATCGGCGACCGGCGGGAGTGA
- a CDS encoding glucose-1-phosphate thymidylyltransferase, protein MKGVILAGGTGSRLRPITHTGPKQLVPVANKPVVEYALDDLVEAGIDEIGIVLGDKGREAIQAYFGDGSEFGVDITYIVQGEPLGLAHAVGCAREFVGDEPFVVYLGDDLMRDGITDLVGDFDPDKYAAGIGVQAVDEPSRYGIVDIDESGDVVGLVEKPDDPPSDLALIGIYVFTPAIFEQIEALEPSWRGELEITEAIQGLLDDGARVQSHEVHGWWKDTGKPEDVLHANRLVLDAIETDIRGTVEDGANVRGRVQLGEGSVIEAGAVVRGPVSIGENTRIGPGAYVGPYTSIGDDSTVDDVHIESSVTMGENEITADRTVVDSLVGRKATIRPNTDRRPAGDQLVVGRNSSLEL, encoded by the coding sequence ATGAAGGGGGTCATCCTCGCGGGGGGGACGGGCTCGCGGCTCCGGCCGATCACCCACACCGGGCCGAAACAGCTCGTCCCGGTCGCCAACAAGCCGGTCGTCGAGTACGCCCTCGACGATCTGGTCGAGGCCGGCATCGACGAGATCGGGATCGTCCTCGGGGACAAGGGACGGGAGGCGATCCAGGCGTACTTCGGCGACGGCAGCGAGTTCGGGGTCGACATCACCTACATCGTGCAGGGCGAGCCACTCGGGCTCGCTCACGCCGTCGGCTGCGCCCGCGAGTTCGTCGGCGACGAGCCGTTCGTCGTCTACCTCGGCGACGACCTGATGCGCGACGGGATCACCGACCTCGTGGGGGACTTCGACCCCGACAAGTACGCCGCGGGGATCGGCGTCCAGGCCGTCGACGAGCCCTCGCGGTACGGGATCGTCGACATCGACGAGTCGGGGGACGTGGTCGGGCTCGTCGAGAAGCCCGACGACCCGCCGTCGGACCTGGCGCTCATCGGCATCTACGTGTTCACCCCGGCGATCTTCGAGCAGATCGAGGCGCTCGAACCGTCCTGGCGGGGCGAGCTGGAGATCACCGAGGCCATCCAGGGGCTGCTCGACGACGGCGCCCGCGTCCAGTCCCACGAGGTCCACGGCTGGTGGAAAGACACCGGCAAGCCCGAGGACGTGCTCCACGCGAACCGGCTCGTCCTCGACGCCATCGAGACCGACATCCGCGGGACCGTCGAGGACGGCGCGAACGTCCGCGGCCGCGTCCAGCTCGGCGAGGGCAGCGTCATCGAGGCGGGGGCGGTCGTCCGCGGTCCGGTCTCGATCGGCGAGAACACCCGCATCGGGCCGGGGGCCTACGTCGGGCCCTACACGAGCATCGGCGACGACTCGACGGTCGACGACGTACACATCGAGTCCAGCGTCACGATGGGCGAAAACGAGATCACCGCCGACCGAACGGTCGTCGACAGCCTCGTCGGCCGGAAGGCGACGATCAGACCGAACACCGACCGCCGACCGGCGGGCGACCAGCTCGTCGTCGGCCGCAACTCATCGCTCGAACTCTGA
- a CDS encoding glycosyltransferase family 4 protein has translation MHVGVDARTFSFPEPGGDISYGMHFARRLADRSTAVTLFGHGNVADRFPGFELESAGYLVDSQAFGLVWEQTLLPRLGDRRDIDVLFCPNSYCPLRSCSFPAAIAVQDIPSYHGFKRGAYARFRKRMLPRVTDRAETVITVSEFTKAELNEYVGVPTEKIAVVPNGVDDIFYREETPSVDLDLPEEYVLYVGAMSDRKNVAGLVEAFDELKRETDLPHELVLIGPSQNPTYGSVTPESAAAADDIHRPGYVSVEELKYAYDAASLFAFPSFHESFGIPPVEAMACGTPVVASDAGALPEVLGDAAHTVDPEDPSDIADGMATVLGDADYAARLRRRGRERAARYTWEAATDRLLTVLSETAE, from the coding sequence ATGCACGTGGGCGTCGACGCCCGGACGTTCTCCTTCCCGGAGCCCGGCGGCGACATCAGCTACGGGATGCACTTCGCGCGCCGGCTGGCCGACCGGTCGACGGCGGTCACCCTCTTCGGCCACGGGAACGTCGCCGACCGGTTCCCCGGGTTCGAGCTGGAGAGCGCCGGCTACCTCGTCGACTCCCAGGCGTTCGGGCTCGTCTGGGAGCAGACGCTGTTGCCCCGCCTCGGGGACAGGCGCGACATCGACGTCCTGTTCTGCCCGAACAGCTACTGCCCGCTCCGGAGCTGTTCGTTCCCCGCGGCGATCGCCGTCCAGGATATCCCCTCGTATCACGGCTTCAAGCGGGGCGCCTACGCGCGGTTCCGCAAGCGGATGCTCCCGCGGGTCACCGACCGGGCGGAGACGGTGATCACCGTCTCGGAGTTCACCAAGGCGGAGCTCAACGAGTACGTCGGCGTCCCGACGGAGAAGATCGCGGTCGTCCCGAACGGCGTCGACGACATCTTCTACCGCGAGGAGACGCCGTCGGTCGACCTGGACCTGCCCGAGGAGTACGTCCTCTACGTCGGCGCGATGAGCGACCGGAAGAACGTGGCCGGGCTCGTCGAGGCGTTCGACGAGCTGAAGCGGGAGACGGACCTCCCCCACGAACTCGTCCTGATCGGGCCGTCGCAGAATCCGACCTACGGCTCGGTCACGCCCGAGTCGGCGGCCGCCGCCGACGATATCCACCGCCCGGGCTACGTCTCGGTCGAGGAGCTCAAGTACGCCTACGACGCGGCGTCGCTGTTCGCCTTCCCCTCCTTCCACGAGAGCTTCGGCATCCCGCCGGTCGAGGCGATGGCCTGCGGGACGCCCGTCGTCGCTTCCGACGCCGGTGCGCTCCCGGAGGTGCTCGGCGACGCGGCCCACACCGTCGACCCCGAGGACCCGAGCGACATCGCCGACGGGATGGCGACGGTGCTCGGCGACGCGGACTACGCGGCCCGGCTGCGGCGGCGCGGCCGCGAGCGCGCCGCGCGCTACACCTGGGAGGCGGCGACCGACCGACTGCTGACCGTGCTCTCCGAGACGGCCGAATGA
- a CDS encoding dTDP-4-dehydrorhamnose 3,5-epimerase family protein has translation MIHDVAVRDLQVNADERGSLTEVWRSDWDFYAGEDEPAMSYYSMSYPGIIRAWHRHHRGQIDHFVVPEGKVKVGIYDEREDSPTEGELDTYIIGEGNPQAVRVPGDCWHGFKVVGDERALLLNFPTNLYDYEDPDEERLPYDTDRIPLDWEEPPHE, from the coding sequence ATGATCCACGACGTAGCGGTCCGCGATCTGCAGGTCAACGCGGACGAGCGCGGGTCGCTGACGGAAGTGTGGCGCAGCGACTGGGACTTCTACGCCGGCGAGGACGAGCCGGCGATGTCCTACTACTCGATGTCCTACCCTGGCATCATCCGGGCGTGGCACCGCCACCACCGCGGGCAGATCGACCACTTCGTCGTCCCCGAGGGGAAGGTCAAGGTCGGCATCTACGACGAGCGCGAGGACTCGCCCACAGAGGGGGAACTCGACACCTACATCATCGGCGAGGGCAACCCCCAGGCCGTCCGGGTGCCCGGGGACTGCTGGCACGGGTTCAAGGTCGTCGGCGACGAGCGGGCGCTGCTGTTGAACTTCCCGACGAACCTCTACGACTACGAGGACCCCGACGAGGAACGGCTCCCCTACGACACCGACCGGATCCCGCTGGACTGGGAGGAACCGCCCCATGAGTGA
- a CDS encoding glycosyltransferase family 2 protein, protein MSLETPTSDTADGSLPADAEPVLVGADSDVTPTVSIVMPTMNEEAGIEECLRKARSALEELGVTGEIVVSDSSDDRTPEIAAAFGARVVEPERSGYGAAYQYAFERCRGDYIVMGDADTTYDFEELPKLFAPVAEGEADLVLGSRLDGEIKPGAMPALHQYIGNPALTAFLNVFYDVGVSDAHSGFRVFTRETIESLELRSDGMEFASEMIMVAGVEGFTIEEVPITYHEREGEATLDSFRDGWRHVKFMLVNAPGYLFSIPGLVMGIVGLVLLTLGYSDILINGQPIGVNSLIAGSLLMLVGYQVGSFGLLTTVVADPIQKPGDPITNWVHKHFTLERGTLLGLATLAAGAAIAAFLVYRWFESGFTVLPTVETDIVAATLILLGIQTVYISFFANIVGSAVGE, encoded by the coding sequence ATGTCGCTCGAAACACCCACCTCGGACACCGCCGACGGCTCGCTCCCCGCGGACGCAGAGCCCGTGCTGGTGGGTGCCGACAGCGACGTGACGCCGACGGTCAGCATCGTCATGCCGACGATGAACGAGGAGGCGGGCATCGAGGAGTGCCTCCGGAAGGCGAGATCCGCCCTCGAAGAGCTGGGCGTGACCGGGGAGATCGTCGTCAGCGACAGCTCCGACGACCGGACGCCGGAGATCGCCGCCGCGTTCGGCGCTCGCGTGGTCGAGCCGGAGCGGTCGGGCTACGGCGCCGCCTACCAGTACGCCTTCGAGCGCTGCCGCGGCGACTACATCGTCATGGGCGACGCCGACACCACCTACGACTTCGAGGAACTGCCGAAGCTGTTCGCCCCCGTCGCCGAGGGCGAGGCCGACCTGGTGCTCGGGAGTCGCCTCGACGGGGAGATAAAGCCCGGCGCGATGCCGGCGCTACACCAGTACATCGGCAACCCCGCGCTGACGGCGTTCCTGAACGTCTTCTACGACGTGGGCGTCAGCGACGCCCACAGCGGCTTCCGCGTGTTCACCAGGGAGACCATCGAGTCGCTGGAGCTCCGCAGCGACGGGATGGAGTTCGCCAGCGAGATGATCATGGTCGCCGGCGTCGAGGGGTTCACCATCGAGGAGGTGCCGATCACCTACCACGAACGGGAGGGCGAGGCCACCCTCGACAGCTTCCGCGACGGCTGGCGCCACGTGAAGTTCATGCTCGTCAACGCGCCGGGGTACCTCTTCTCGATCCCCGGGCTGGTGATGGGGATCGTCGGCCTCGTGTTGCTGACGCTGGGGTACTCGGACATCCTGATCAACGGCCAGCCGATCGGCGTGAACTCGCTGATCGCGGGGAGTCTGCTGATGCTGGTGGGCTACCAGGTCGGCAGCTTCGGTCTGCTGACGACGGTCGTCGCCGACCCCATCCAGAAGCCCGGCGACCCCATCACCAACTGGGTCCACAAACATTTCACGCTCGAACGCGGGACGCTGCTCGGGCTGGCGACGCTCGCGGCGGGCGCGGCGATCGCCGCGTTCCTCGTCTACCGGTGGTTCGAGAGCGGGTTCACCGTCCTCCCGACCGTCGAGACCGACATCGTCGCCGCGACGCTGATACTGCTCGGGATCCAGACGGTCTACATCTCGTTTTTCGCGAACATCGTCGGCTCGGCCGTCGGGGAGTGA
- a CDS encoding aryl-sulfate sulfotransferase has protein sequence MVRPPLPAVSLRNRALVVAVVLACLVPVAFAAVQYSEPAAAGNVSEDRPVTFISTQGTELGSGAKVVAIDTETREVLWANSSFRSYFDVDPIGDDRVLFAASVEYGQMQAFVINWRTGELVEQFWLPPNAHDVDYLGGDRYAIADKYDRALVYDIRRETIVWNYSFEGRFPPSDGGVRPGDWTHMNDIDRVGEDKFLVSPRNFDRVMLINQTTKSVVWTLGEEDNYSILYEQHNPTLLSRSPPTVLVADSENDRVVEYRKDGPEWERTWTYGGMFIWPRDADRMPNGNTLIVDSGGQRVVEVTPEGEMVWTHDILRNPYDAERLEHGDEPGGPPSHRMAENGTDVESVVREPQRSIPSKLWSEAYFLSSWVFPAWVGPREFTFVAAALAVGGGWLTVEVATVAPGWIGRLRSRLGV, from the coding sequence ATGGTCCGCCCGCCGCTGCCGGCCGTCTCGTTGCGCAACCGCGCGCTCGTGGTCGCGGTCGTCCTCGCCTGTCTCGTGCCCGTCGCGTTCGCGGCCGTCCAGTACTCCGAGCCCGCCGCCGCCGGCAACGTGAGCGAGGACCGGCCGGTCACGTTCATCTCGACGCAGGGGACCGAACTCGGGAGCGGTGCGAAGGTCGTCGCGATCGACACCGAGACCAGGGAGGTGCTCTGGGCCAACAGCAGCTTCCGCAGCTACTTCGACGTCGACCCGATCGGCGACGACCGCGTCCTCTTCGCCGCGAGCGTCGAGTACGGACAGATGCAGGCGTTCGTGATCAACTGGCGCACCGGGGAACTCGTCGAGCAGTTCTGGTTGCCCCCCAACGCCCACGACGTCGACTACCTCGGCGGGGACCGCTACGCGATCGCCGACAAGTACGACCGGGCGCTGGTCTACGACATCCGCCGGGAGACGATCGTCTGGAACTACAGCTTCGAGGGCCGGTTCCCGCCGTCCGACGGCGGGGTGCGGCCGGGCGACTGGACGCACATGAACGACATCGACCGCGTGGGCGAGGACAAGTTCCTCGTCAGCCCGCGGAACTTCGACCGCGTCATGCTGATCAACCAGACGACGAAGTCGGTCGTCTGGACGCTGGGCGAGGAGGACAACTACTCGATCCTCTACGAGCAGCACAACCCGACGCTGCTCAGTCGCTCGCCGCCGACGGTGCTCGTCGCGGACAGCGAGAACGACCGCGTCGTCGAGTACCGCAAGGACGGGCCGGAGTGGGAGCGCACGTGGACCTACGGCGGGATGTTCATCTGGCCGCGCGACGCCGACCGCATGCCCAACGGAAACACGCTCATCGTCGACTCGGGGGGCCAGCGGGTCGTCGAGGTCACCCCCGAGGGGGAGATGGTCTGGACCCACGACATCCTGCGCAACCCCTACGACGCCGAGCGGCTCGAACACGGGGACGAACCCGGCGGCCCGCCGTCCCACCGGATGGCCGAGAACGGCACCGACGTCGAGAGCGTCGTCAGGGAGCCCCAGCGGTCGATCCCCTCGAAGCTCTGGTCGGAGGCGTACTTCCTCTCCTCGTGGGTGTTCCCCGCGTGGGTCGGCCCCCGCGAGTTCACGTTCGTCGCCGCGGCGCTGGCCGTCGGCGGCGGGTGGCTGACCGTCGAGGTTGCGACCGTCGCCCCGGGCTGGATCGGGCGACTCCGCAGCCGACTCGGCGTGTGA
- a CDS encoding NAD-dependent epimerase/dehydratase family protein: MTVLVTGGLGYLGSRLIRELPDHPAFSDQTIRILDNYRQPRFHSLWDLPAYADYEFVDADVRDAEAVREAMDGVDAVFHLAAVTNAPETFDIPEKTWEVNHEAALTTYEAARDAGVDQFVNVSTCSVYGTTEEEIDETFDCDPESPYGEAKLEAEQEMLARYDGETGLTALRLGTVYGWTTGMRFDTVVDKFALLAATGEPLTVYEGAEDQKRPYLHVQDAVRSMLFAAAELGDGEAYNVVGQNGRLQDVVDAVEKHFPDVEVGYVEAEQLNQLSYIVSDEKIRAEGFETAYTLDDGVAELADKFRGLL; encoded by the coding sequence ATGACCGTCCTCGTGACCGGCGGCCTCGGCTATCTGGGGTCGCGGCTCATCCGGGAGCTGCCGGACCACCCCGCCTTCTCCGACCAGACGATCCGGATCCTCGACAACTACCGCCAGCCCCGGTTTCACTCGCTGTGGGACCTGCCCGCCTACGCCGACTACGAGTTCGTCGACGCCGACGTGCGCGACGCGGAGGCGGTCCGCGAGGCGATGGACGGCGTCGACGCCGTCTTTCACCTCGCGGCGGTCACGAACGCCCCCGAGACGTTCGACATCCCGGAGAAGACCTGGGAGGTCAACCACGAGGCGGCGCTGACCACCTACGAGGCGGCCCGCGACGCGGGCGTCGACCAGTTCGTCAACGTCTCGACGTGCTCGGTGTACGGCACGACCGAGGAAGAGATCGACGAGACGTTCGACTGCGACCCGGAGTCGCCCTACGGCGAGGCGAAGCTGGAGGCCGAACAGGAGATGCTCGCCCGGTACGACGGCGAGACGGGCCTGACCGCGCTCCGGCTGGGGACCGTCTACGGCTGGACGACGGGGATGCGCTTCGACACCGTCGTCGACAAGTTCGCCCTGCTGGCGGCGACGGGCGAACCGCTGACCGTCTACGAGGGCGCCGAGGACCAGAAGCGCCCGTACCTGCACGTCCAGGACGCCGTGCGGTCGATGCTGTTCGCCGCGGCCGAGCTCGGCGACGGCGAGGCGTACAACGTCGTCGGCCAGAACGGCCGCCTGCAGGACGTGGTCGACGCCGTCGAAAAACACTTCCCGGACGTCGAGGTCGGCTACGTCGAGGCCGAACAGCTCAACCAGCTCTCCTACATCGTCAGCGACGAGAAGATCCGGGCGGAGGGCTTCGAGACGGCCTACACCCTCGACGACGGCGTCGCCGAGCTCGCCGACAAGTTCCGGGGCCTGCTGTAG